Proteins from a genomic interval of Schistosoma mansoni strain Puerto Rico chromosome 2, complete genome:
- a CDS encoding putative 20 kD nuclear cap binding protein, with the protein MPRDKAVCDILDASFYKSPYRDRRNDFSTGIISVFKRNYHFIHREFVFLYSNKFGNYLAEPAKSSALLLGLHRFDKTPCGFCFVEYCTRDGAEMAMRYINKTRLDDRIIRTDWDAGFEEGRQYGRGVRDEFRKDYDAERGGYGKLAQRDGE; encoded by the exons ATGCCAAGAGACAAAGCGGTGTGCGATATTTTAGATGCTTCGTTTTATAAATCACCCTACCGTGACAGGAGGAATGAT TTCTCCACGGGAATTATCTCAGTGTTTAAGAGAAACTACCACTTTATACATCGGGAATTTGTCTTTCTATACTCG AACAAATTTGGGAACTATTTAGCCGAGCCGGCGAAATCAAGCGCGTTATTATTGGGGTTACACAGATTTGATAAAACTCCATGTGGTTTTTGTTTTGTGGAATATTGTACACGGGACGGTGCAGAAATGGCGATGAGATATATTAACAAAACCCGATTAGATGATCGAATAATTCGCACAGACTGGGATGCGGGTTTTGAAGAAGGAAGACAGTATGGACGAGGA GTACGAGATGAATTCCGTAAAGATTATGACGCCGAACGAGGTGGTTATGGAAAGTTGGCTCAACGAGATGGAGAatag
- a CDS encoding family C56 non-peptidase homologue (C56 family), whose protein sequence is MSASALLILSEGAEEIEAVTVADVLARAGVNVTVGGLQGDGVLKGSNGVCIKPNVSLSSVSSKLFDLVVMPGGMGGSNAMASSELVGKILKEHEKHGKYIAAICAAPIALESHKIAIGKRLTSYPGFQDQLPSYKYCEDNVVVDDKLVTSRGPGTAFAFAMKLVELLCGKPKAQTLIKGMLVSL, encoded by the coding sequence ATGAGTGCATCAGCCTTGTTGATTCTGTCTGAGGGAGCTGAAGAGATTGAGGCTGTGACGGTTGCTGATGTACTGGCTAGAGCAGGGGTAAACGTTACTGTTGGTGGACTTCAGGGCGATGGAGTGCTTAAGGGAAGCAATGGTGTTTGTATAAAGCCAAATGTTTCACTTTCTAGCGTTTCGTCAAAACTTTTTGATCTGGTAGTAATGCCAGGTGGTATGGGTGGTTCTAATGCTATGGCGTCATCGGAATTAGTTGGTAAAATACTTAAAGAGCACGAAAAACACGGCAAGTACATTGCAGCAATCTGTGCTGCACCGATCGCCCTAGAATCCCACAAAATCGCTATAGGAAAAAGGCTGACATCTTATCCAGGCTTCCAGGATCAACTTCCGAGTTATAAATATTGTGAAGAcaatgttgttgttgatgataaaCTCGTTACAAGTCGAGGTCCAGGAACTGCATTTGCTTTTGCAATGAAATTAGTTGAATTGCTGTGTGGCAAGCCGAAAGCTCAAACTCTAATAAAAGGCATGCTTGTTTCActttaa